The proteins below come from a single Eubacterium limosum genomic window:
- a CDS encoding ABC transporter ATP-binding protein, which translates to MGFIELEKITKEYFMGDQKILAVNQVSFSIEKGELVVILGPSGAGKSTILNLLGGMDTATSGHLFVDEQDITVLKDSQLTDYRASEVGFVFQFYNLIPALTVYENVALIKEATSKALEPEAVLKSVGLWERRHLFPTQISGGEQQRTAIARALCKNPKLLLCDEPTGALDSETGVVILSLLQNMSREKGHTVVIVTHNASLAEMADKVIQIKNGCIEDITLNTAPKDVREVRW; encoded by the coding sequence ATGGGCTTTATTGAATTGGAAAAAATTACAAAAGAATACTTTATGGGTGATCAAAAAATCCTGGCGGTTAATCAAGTCAGCTTTTCGATTGAAAAAGGTGAACTGGTTGTTATCCTTGGGCCTAGCGGTGCAGGGAAAAGTACTATACTGAATTTATTGGGAGGAATGGATACCGCGACCAGCGGCCATCTCTTCGTTGATGAACAGGACATTACAGTGCTTAAGGACAGCCAGCTGACTGATTACAGAGCGTCTGAGGTTGGTTTTGTGTTTCAGTTTTATAATTTAATACCAGCGTTAACTGTTTATGAAAATGTTGCATTGATAAAAGAAGCCACCTCAAAAGCACTGGAGCCAGAGGCTGTTTTAAAATCGGTTGGCCTGTGGGAGCGCCGGCACCTGTTTCCCACACAAATTTCCGGCGGAGAACAGCAGAGGACAGCCATTGCGCGCGCCCTGTGTAAAAATCCGAAGCTTTTATTATGCGATGAACCTACCGGAGCCTTGGATTCGGAAACGGGGGTGGTGATATTATCGCTGCTCCAAAACATGAGCCGAGAAAAAGGACATACAGTTGTCATTGTGACGCACAATGCGTCACTTGCCGAGATGGCCGATAAGGTGATCCAGATAAAAAATGGCTGTATCGAAGACATTACGCTCAACACTGCACCGAAAGATGTAAGAGAGGTGAGGTGGTAA
- a CDS encoding FtsX-like permease family protein, which translates to MLLRKMLRDLKNNAAQFLAIFLMIFLGVFIFSGMTSIGQGMKQSSQDYYDETHLADAIIYSSFFTDQDYERLKSSFGIETVTKRLQMDTTYGSDGATTIQLNVISSDALSGCHLIEGEAFDSDMDGIWLDSEFAKAHQIKTGDTINVTCQNNVFTKTVKGLVMQPEYVYAVQNNNEIVPDHKRFGYAFMPEEAWSLGPVPYTQALLKTEDLSKNDLESRVTEVLPGKTTMLVMQEDIPSVAMFRNEIDQMSAVGSVYPVVFLITAILTTLTTMTRITADQRVQIGTLKALGIRNRKITLHYLSFGLLVGGAGSILGVFTGPVFLPPLVFGFQKSMYTMPWWNSAVTPVVYGMAFICFLICCCSCYGASRKQLQGAAAETLRPKAPKTSRHTAMEKSRFWKRLGFYSQWNIRDVLRNKLRSLITVFGIVGCMMLILCGLGMRDTVSNLADTMYGTLQTYETKISLSEKCTDEQLKQLEKEKRHQFLEEAIVEIEKDSGKDMLSLSVFDKGHYFTFQDEKGTALSLPEDGAAITRKTAESEGLSVGDVIKWRSYGSLSWHTERIEEIIQTPLEQGMYMSRNAFEKSGESFEPTSFVTDQEAGKFSGEAYETVQSREDLIGALNSMLEMMNAIIFIMIGAAIVLGLVVLYNLGVLSFQEKMRELATLKVLGFQHKRLTKLLRRQTVWLSVVGIAAGIPCGYGLVAYMLLFMGDTLDMQPKIELWSYIFSGIGIFAISLFVVWLVSRKLKRIDMVSALKSVE; encoded by the coding sequence ATGCTGTTACGAAAAATGCTGCGCGATTTAAAAAATAACGCGGCTCAATTTTTAGCTATATTTTTAATGATTTTTTTAGGGGTATTCATTTTTTCAGGGATGACCAGTATTGGACAGGGGATGAAGCAGTCAAGTCAGGATTATTATGATGAAACGCACCTTGCTGACGCCATTATTTACAGCAGCTTTTTTACAGACCAGGATTACGAACGGTTAAAAAGCAGTTTTGGGATTGAGACCGTCACTAAAAGATTGCAGATGGATACAACCTATGGATCGGACGGCGCGACAACTATACAGCTCAATGTTATCAGTAGTGACGCTTTATCCGGGTGCCATCTAATTGAAGGAGAAGCCTTTGACAGCGATATGGATGGCATTTGGCTGGACAGCGAATTTGCAAAGGCACACCAGATAAAGACAGGTGACACGATTAATGTCACCTGCCAAAACAATGTGTTCACCAAAACGGTAAAAGGTCTTGTGATGCAGCCTGAATATGTGTATGCAGTCCAAAATAATAATGAAATTGTCCCGGATCATAAGAGGTTTGGTTATGCTTTTATGCCGGAAGAGGCCTGGAGCCTTGGTCCAGTACCTTACACGCAGGCACTTTTAAAAACAGAAGACCTCTCTAAAAATGATCTGGAGAGCAGGGTAACAGAAGTCCTTCCAGGCAAAACAACAATGCTTGTTATGCAGGAGGATATTCCAAGTGTTGCGATGTTTCGGAATGAGATTGATCAGATGAGCGCTGTGGGCTCAGTATATCCAGTCGTTTTTCTGATTACTGCCATACTCACGACGTTGACGACGATGACCCGGATAACAGCAGACCAGAGAGTTCAGATTGGAACCTTAAAAGCGTTAGGAATACGAAACAGAAAAATCACGCTGCATTACCTGTCATTTGGACTTTTGGTGGGAGGTGCCGGTAGTATCCTCGGTGTTTTTACCGGACCCGTTTTTCTGCCGCCACTGGTTTTTGGATTCCAGAAATCAATGTATACAATGCCATGGTGGAACAGTGCTGTGACACCGGTAGTTTATGGTATGGCGTTTATATGCTTCTTAATTTGCTGCTGCAGCTGTTATGGGGCAAGCCGCAAACAACTACAGGGGGCAGCGGCGGAGACCCTTCGGCCAAAAGCGCCAAAGACCAGCCGACATACAGCAATGGAGAAAAGTCGTTTTTGGAAACGTCTGGGCTTTTACAGTCAATGGAATATACGGGACGTCCTGAGAAACAAGCTGCGTTCACTGATCACTGTATTTGGTATTGTGGGCTGTATGATGCTTATTCTGTGCGGCCTGGGAATGCGTGATACAGTCAGCAACCTTGCTGACACCATGTATGGCACACTTCAGACCTATGAGACCAAGATAAGCTTATCTGAAAAATGTACAGACGAACAGTTAAAACAGCTTGAAAAAGAGAAGCGCCATCAGTTTTTAGAGGAAGCTATAGTGGAGATTGAAAAAGATAGCGGTAAGGATATGCTCTCTTTGTCTGTTTTTGATAAAGGACATTATTTTACTTTTCAGGATGAGAAGGGAACCGCACTTTCTTTACCGGAAGATGGGGCAGCTATTACGCGTAAGACAGCGGAGAGCGAAGGGCTTTCTGTTGGTGATGTGATCAAATGGCGCAGCTATGGAAGTTTAAGCTGGCATACGGAGCGGATAGAGGAAATCATACAGACACCTTTAGAGCAGGGAATGTACATGAGCCGGAATGCCTTTGAAAAAAGTGGTGAAAGTTTTGAGCCAACGTCCTTTGTAACGGATCAGGAAGCAGGAAAATTTTCGGGAGAGGCTTATGAGACGGTTCAATCCAGGGAGGATTTGATTGGAGCGCTCAACAGCATGCTTGAAATGATGAACGCTATTATTTTTATTATGATTGGCGCAGCGATTGTTCTGGGGCTTGTGGTCCTTTATAATCTTGGGGTGCTTTCGTTCCAGGAAAAAATGCGAGAGCTGGCAACTTTAAAGGTTTTAGGATTTCAGCATAAACGGCTGACAAAGCTGCTGCGCAGACAGACGGTTTGGCTTTCTGTTGTGGGGATCGCCGCCGGAATTCCATGCGGCTATGGGCTGGTTGCGTACATGCTGCTTTTCATGGGCGATACTCTAGACATGCAGCCTAAAATAGAACTGTGGTCCTATATATTCAGCGGTATTGGGATTTTCGCAATTTCGCTTTTTGTGGTCTGGCTTGTATCCAGAAAGCTGAAGCGGATTGATATGGTCAGCGCCTTGAAATCTGTTGAATAA
- a CDS encoding TetR/AcrR family transcriptional regulator, protein MQIKKDEIRQEILLAAENEFYKRGYRDASMRTIAKKANTTLGNIYNYFENKEALLDAVIGDIPEKINAMIEKHREFSVGTLTKDNYLVIIGDILPEVFPLDLLMSKGIVILLEGCEGTKYTAQRDRLLKLFSEHLAEHLRLPHDNNLSAAMLTGTIAAFLSIAKSNKSLEERKQDLYDYIVTLAFGLPDLTNP, encoded by the coding sequence ATGCAAATAAAAAAAGATGAGATACGCCAGGAAATTCTTTTAGCAGCAGAAAATGAATTTTACAAACGCGGCTATAGAGATGCTTCAATGCGTACCATTGCCAAAAAAGCCAACACCACTCTTGGTAATATTTATAATTATTTTGAAAATAAAGAAGCCCTTCTCGACGCGGTGATCGGCGATATTCCTGAAAAAATTAACGCCATGATCGAAAAGCACCGGGAATTTTCTGTAGGTACCCTTACCAAGGATAATTATCTCGTGATTATCGGCGATATTCTTCCAGAGGTTTTCCCTCTGGATCTATTGATGAGCAAAGGAATTGTTATTTTATTGGAAGGTTGTGAGGGAACAAAATATACCGCTCAGCGCGACCGTCTGCTCAAGCTTTTTTCCGAACATCTCGCCGAGCATCTCAGACTTCCCCATGATAATAATCTCAGCGCGGCAATGCTTACGGGAACCATTGCCGCCTTCCTTTCAATCGCAAAAAGCAATAAAAGCCTGGAAGAACGCAAGCAGGATCTTTACGACTATATCGTTACCCTTGCTTTTGGTCTTCCAGACCTTACAAATCCCTGA
- a CDS encoding rhodanese-like domain-containing protein: MVKAEYHKISQDEAKKRMDEHENILIVDVRQENEYKEGHIKDAVLVPLDTIGDEKPEALPDSDQEILVYCRSGKRSEQASRKLVALGYTNIYDFGGINTWPYETE; encoded by the coding sequence ATGGTGAAAGCAGAATATCATAAGATTTCTCAGGATGAAGCGAAAAAGAGAATGGATGAGCATGAGAACATTTTGATTGTCGATGTGAGACAGGAAAATGAATACAAAGAAGGGCATATAAAGGATGCAGTCCTAGTCCCACTGGACACCATTGGCGATGAAAAGCCTGAGGCGCTCCCAGATTCTGACCAGGAAATTCTGGTGTACTGCCGGAGTGGCAAACGCAGTGAGCAGGCCTCGAGAAAGCTGGTAGCTTTAGGTTATACCAATATTTATGATTTTGGTGGGATTAACACTTGGCCCTATGAAACGGAGTGA
- a CDS encoding RrF2 family transcriptional regulator → MIKLTGEFSIAVHALVFLNHHQGEILSSEALAENVCTNPARIRKVMAKLKKAGLVKTKSGSEGGYYFDLDPFSVNLRSVCEAIGGKVVSTSWRSGDSEMDCLIASGMADIMDEIFMSLDAVGKKELEKTTVGDIDLKIFGS, encoded by the coding sequence GTGATTAAATTGACAGGTGAATTTAGTATTGCAGTTCACGCCCTGGTTTTTCTGAACCACCATCAGGGCGAGATTTTATCCAGTGAGGCCCTTGCTGAAAATGTATGTACCAATCCTGCAAGAATCCGTAAGGTGATGGCAAAGCTTAAAAAGGCAGGGTTGGTTAAAACAAAGAGCGGCAGTGAAGGCGGTTATTATTTTGACCTGGACCCCTTTTCGGTGAACCTCCGTTCGGTCTGTGAAGCGATCGGCGGCAAGGTAGTATCGACCTCGTGGCGCTCCGGGGATTCGGAAATGGATTGTCTGATTGCTTCCGGCATGGCAGATATAATGGATGAAATCTTTATGTCCCTTGATGCAGTTGGAAAAAAAGAGCTGGAAAAAACAACGGTTGGCGACATAGACCTTAAAATTTTTGGTTCGTAA
- a CDS encoding FAD-dependent oxidoreductase: protein MKHYDAVIIGFGKGGKTLAGSLAGMGKKVAMIEKSDKMYGGTCINVGCIPTKSLVNSAKASIIQKPDSYDEKNRLYWEAVEEKRRLTGMLRKKNFDKLNDLDNVTVYNGLGSFVSANRVKIETAEEILEVEGDQIFINTGSVSVIPPIKGIEGNPYVYTSDSLMELDVLPKRLAIIGGGYIGLEYASMYTDFGAEVTVYQIEDKLIPREDRDIAEAIQKAFEDKGVRFEMNVQTEEIENAGNEAVVHYKKGGTAMTAGADAVLIATGRKPNTDSLNLEAAGVEKTPRGAVKVDEKLRTSAPNIWAMGDVAGGLQFTYVSLDDFRIVKDQLAGSGKRASSDRTVPYSVFIDPPFSRVGLNEEEAAAQGYNVKIAKLPAAAIPKAQVLRKPVGLLKAVIDAETNKILGTMLFCEESYEMINIVKLAMDAGLDYTVLRDQIFTHPTMSEALNDLFAV from the coding sequence ATGAAACACTATGATGCAGTCATTATCGGCTTTGGAAAAGGCGGCAAGACCCTGGCGGGAAGCCTGGCAGGAATGGGAAAAAAGGTGGCCATGATTGAAAAATCAGATAAAATGTATGGCGGAACCTGTATTAATGTCGGGTGTATCCCCACAAAGTCTCTGGTGAACAGCGCGAAGGCTTCAATCATTCAAAAACCAGACAGCTATGATGAAAAGAACCGCCTGTATTGGGAAGCAGTGGAAGAAAAGCGTCGGCTGACAGGCATGCTGAGAAAGAAAAATTTTGATAAGCTGAATGATTTAGATAACGTAACGGTCTATAATGGACTTGGCAGTTTTGTATCCGCCAACCGTGTAAAGATTGAAACCGCGGAAGAAATCCTTGAGGTTGAAGGCGATCAGATTTTTATCAATACCGGATCCGTTTCAGTTATTCCGCCCATTAAAGGAATTGAGGGAAATCCTTATGTTTATACCAGCGATTCTTTGATGGAGCTGGATGTACTGCCAAAGCGTCTGGCAATTATCGGCGGTGGCTATATCGGATTGGAATACGCATCAATGTATACTGATTTTGGCGCGGAGGTTACTGTATACCAAATTGAAGATAAATTAATCCCGCGTGAAGACCGTGATATTGCGGAAGCGATTCAGAAGGCGTTTGAAGATAAAGGTGTGCGTTTTGAAATGAACGTCCAAACTGAGGAAATCGAAAATGCCGGGAACGAAGCGGTTGTTCATTATAAGAAAGGCGGCACAGCAATGACGGCTGGAGCGGATGCGGTCTTAATTGCTACGGGCAGAAAACCAAACACAGATAGTCTTAATCTTGAAGCTGCCGGTGTTGAAAAAACGCCAAGAGGCGCAGTCAAGGTCGATGAAAAGCTTCGGACAAGCGCTCCTAATATCTGGGCGATGGGCGATGTTGCAGGAGGACTGCAGTTTACCTATGTTTCATTAGATGATTTCAGAATTGTCAAGGATCAGCTGGCAGGCAGCGGCAAACGCGCAAGCAGTGACCGCACAGTACCCTACAGTGTCTTTATTGACCCGCCGTTTTCACGTGTCGGCCTTAATGAAGAAGAAGCAGCGGCTCAGGGTTATAATGTAAAGATTGCCAAGCTGCCGGCAGCGGCCATACCAAAGGCTCAGGTGCTGAGAAAGCCTGTAGGTCTGTTAAAGGCTGTTATTGACGCCGAGACTAATAAAATTTTAGGAACAATGCTTTTCTGTGAGGAATCCTATGAAATGATCAACATTGTAAAACTGGCAATGGACGCGGGTCTGGATTATACAGTATTAAGAGATCAGATCTTTACACATCCTACGATGAGTGAAGCGCTTAACGATTTGTTTGCAGTATAA
- the trxA gene encoding thioredoxin yields MARVINAQEFNEEVLKGKGVVLVDFFATWCGPCKALSPILDELAEKVKDAKIVKVDIDADSDLASEYRVMSVPTLKIFKDGEVKESLVGGRPLEELEAKLAEYQS; encoded by the coding sequence ATGGCAAGAGTAATTAATGCACAGGAATTTAATGAAGAAGTATTGAAGGGAAAAGGCGTTGTACTGGTCGATTTTTTCGCAACGTGGTGTGGGCCGTGTAAAGCGCTTTCTCCGATTCTGGATGAACTGGCTGAAAAGGTAAAGGATGCTAAAATTGTAAAAGTGGATATTGACGCAGACAGCGATTTAGCTTCTGAATACCGTGTTATGAGTGTGCCTACGCTCAAAATTTTCAAGGACGGCGAAGTAAAGGAAAGCCTGGTGGGCGGGCGCCCATTGGAAGAGCTGGAAGCTAAGCTGGCGGAATACCAGTCTTAA
- a CDS encoding Hpt domain-containing protein: MDILEGLGSIGIDLETVLQRFSNNAALLERFVLKFPKDETYKALKQAVEEKDYERIEREAHTLKGTAANLGFDLLSEKAAEMVEKVRKNDYADLEPVFEALSEEYSKIIAVIESNG; this comes from the coding sequence ATGGATATTTTAGAGGGACTGGGATCAATTGGAATTGATTTGGAAACAGTTTTACAGCGTTTTTCTAACAATGCGGCTTTATTGGAGCGCTTTGTACTCAAATTTCCAAAGGATGAAACCTATAAGGCCTTAAAACAGGCAGTAGAGGAAAAGGATTATGAACGTATTGAACGTGAAGCCCATACACTAAAGGGAACAGCTGCAAACCTTGGTTTTGATCTGCTCAGTGAAAAAGCTGCAGAAATGGTAGAAAAGGTACGAAAGAATGATTACGCGGATCTTGAACCTGTTTTTGAAGCCTTAAGCGAAGAATACAGCAAGATTATAGCAGTGATTGAAAGCAACGGCTGA
- the def gene encoding peptide deformylase: MAIRQIRKFPDDILHKKCRSVETIDKRTLELIKDMTETMYQLPNCGGLAANQVGVLKRVVVIDVGEGLYQLINPKIIEAEGERIVVEGCMSSPDVWGKVKRPERVVVEYTTPEGEVLQKEAEGLLAKCFCHELDHLDGIFFTDKVIEYVDL; the protein is encoded by the coding sequence ATGGCCATTAGACAAATAAGAAAATTTCCAGATGACATTTTACACAAAAAATGCCGTTCTGTTGAAACCATCGACAAACGAACTCTGGAATTAATAAAAGACATGACTGAAACCATGTATCAGCTTCCAAACTGCGGCGGTCTTGCCGCCAACCAGGTGGGGGTACTAAAGCGTGTAGTCGTCATTGATGTGGGCGAGGGCCTATACCAGCTGATTAATCCGAAAATTATCGAAGCCGAAGGCGAGCGCATTGTTGTAGAAGGCTGCATGAGTTCTCCTGATGTGTGGGGAAAGGTCAAGCGTCCCGAACGCGTTGTCGTTGAGTACACTACCCCAGAGGGAGAGGTTCTTCAAAAGGAAGCAGAGGGGCTGCTGGCAAAATGCTTCTGCCATGAGCTTGACCATTTGGACGGCATCTTTTTTACGGATAAAGTTATCGAGTATGTGGATCTCTAA
- a CDS encoding AraC family transcriptional regulator yields MEWIQRLNQAVNYIEENLSSTIDYNTAAKIACCSTFHFQRMFSYIADIPLSEYIRRRRMTAAAFELQTTDAKVLDIALKYGYQSPTAFTRAFQSVHGVPPSAARSKGISLKAYPRITFSISIKGDTEMNYKIIEKEAFRIVGVCKSLDVNFEESYNKIPAFWQEIAEKNLIPQLAALMDKEPFGVLGVSSSMNEKTFDYYIAVATDKPLPQGMTEFTIPAATWAVFECIGPMPQAIQSLQRRIVTEWLPNSGYEYASAPDIEVYGEGNQQAEDYRCEVWLPVSKK; encoded by the coding sequence ATGGAATGGATTCAAAGACTCAACCAGGCTGTCAATTACATTGAGGAAAACCTGAGCAGCACGATTGATTATAATACGGCTGCCAAGATCGCCTGCTGCTCAACTTTTCATTTTCAAAGGATGTTTTCATACATTGCGGATATACCGCTTTCCGAGTATATCCGCAGGCGCCGCATGACTGCCGCTGCATTTGAGCTTCAGACAACTGATGCAAAAGTCCTGGACATCGCACTGAAATACGGGTATCAGTCCCCTACTGCTTTTACCCGCGCTTTCCAGAGTGTTCATGGCGTACCGCCCTCTGCCGCCAGGTCGAAAGGCATTTCTTTGAAAGCTTATCCAAGGATAACCTTCTCTATTTCAATTAAAGGAGATACTGAGATGAATTACAAAATTATTGAAAAAGAAGCCTTTAGAATTGTGGGTGTATGCAAATCGTTGGATGTAAACTTTGAGGAGAGCTATAACAAGATTCCTGCTTTCTGGCAGGAGATTGCCGAAAAGAACCTGATTCCCCAGCTTGCAGCGCTCATGGATAAAGAGCCCTTTGGCGTTCTGGGAGTAAGCTCCAGCATGAATGAAAAAACATTCGACTATTATATTGCCGTCGCAACAGACAAACCTTTGCCGCAGGGCATGACTGAGTTCACCATCCCTGCCGCCACGTGGGCTGTTTTTGAGTGTATCGGCCCCATGCCTCAGGCGATCCAGAGCTTGCAGCGGCGCATTGTCACTGAATGGCTTCCAAACTCCGGCTACGAATACGCCAGCGCACCGGATATCGAGGTCTACGGCGAAGGCAACCAGCAGGCAGAGGATTACCGCTGCGAGGTCTGGCTGCCGGTTTCAAAAAAATAG
- a CDS encoding response regulator transcription factor → MKSILVVEDDEMLGAGLCYNLELEGFKTTLVQSFEGAGKRIEKDSWDMVILDVNLPDGDGFSLAKKIRLKARTPLIFLTACDLDDDILKGFELGADDYITKPFNIKIVIKRINAVFRRTEVSRKELFICGNLEIDFEKRAASKNGEPLVLTPTEFKLLQLFCKNPGKVLTRKMLLESLWDNEGNFVDEHTLTINISRLRSKISDDTFAYIKTIYGMGYEWTGEKDA, encoded by the coding sequence ATGAAGAGTATTCTTGTAGTTGAAGATGATGAGATGCTGGGCGCAGGCCTCTGCTATAATCTGGAGCTTGAAGGCTTCAAGACCACTTTGGTACAAAGTTTTGAAGGAGCTGGAAAAAGAATTGAGAAAGACAGCTGGGATATGGTAATTCTGGATGTGAACCTTCCGGACGGCGATGGCTTTAGTCTGGCAAAAAAGATCCGCCTCAAGGCCAGGACACCGTTGATTTTTCTAACAGCCTGTGATCTGGACGATGACATTTTGAAAGGCTTCGAGCTGGGCGCGGATGATTATATTACCAAGCCATTTAATATAAAGATTGTGATTAAGCGGATCAACGCGGTTTTCAGAAGAACGGAGGTCAGCAGAAAAGAGCTGTTTATCTGTGGAAACCTGGAGATTGATTTTGAAAAGCGGGCGGCCAGTAAAAACGGAGAACCTCTGGTGCTGACACCGACAGAGTTTAAGCTCCTGCAGCTTTTCTGCAAAAATCCCGGAAAGGTACTGACCCGAAAAATGCTTTTGGAAAGCCTGTGGGACAACGAGGGAAACTTTGTTGATGAGCATACCCTTACCATCAATATCAGCCGCCTGCGTTCAAAAATTTCAGACGATACCTTTGCCTATATTAAAACAATTTATGGGATGGGCTATGAATGGACTGGTGAGAAAGATGCGTAA